In Schizosaccharomyces osmophilus chromosome 2, complete sequence, the following proteins share a genomic window:
- the tkt1 gene encoding transketolase Tkt1 has translation MPYSEIDQLAINTIRTLSIDTTSNAKSGHPGAPMGLAPASHVLFSRIMKFNPKSPKWLNRDRFILSNGHACALQYVMCHLLGYQMSIDDLKQFRQVGSKTPGHPETHDPTLNVETGAGPLGQGIAAAVGLAIGKAHSAAVYNKPGFDIFDNNTFCFLGDGCLQEGISSEASSLAGHLKLGSLVAIWDNNKITIDGSTELSFDEDVEKRYEAYGWQILRVEHGDTDLEAIEKAYREAIACTDKPTLINLKTTIGFGSQQQGTHSVHGSPLKPDDAVHVKKLFGFNPEQTFHVPAEVYQFYQKRVEENQAIQKEYDAMYAKYAQAHADLYNQLERILNRQLPDGWQKCLPTYKPGDAAVATRKLSEIVLDALCPVVPELVGGSADLTPSNLTRWQGAADFQHPSSNIGSYAGRYIRYGIREHGMAGIMNGLAVYGPIIPYGGTFLNFVSYASGAVRMAALNNSRVIYVATHDSIGLGEDGPTHQPIETFSHFRAMPNMYCWRPADGNETSAAYVSALTHCDSPSILALTRQNLPQLENSTIENASKGGYVLLENKNAKVTLVGTGSEVSLCLDALKTLKSEYNLEARVVSLPCWEVFEEQDESYRLSVIPDGIPAMSVEVYSTLGWTRYVHEAFGMTSFGESGTAKQLYEKYQFTPEGVAKRAQKTYEAYKDTPFIRSPVRRAF, from the coding sequence ATGCCTTACTCTGAAATTGATCAGCTTGCCATTAACACCATTCGTACCTTGTCCATTGACACTACTTCGAATGCTAAGTCTGGACATCCCGGTGCTCCTATGGGTTTGGCCCCTGCAAGCCATGTCCTTTTCAGCCGCATCATGAAGTTCAACCCCAAATCCCCCAAGTGGTTGAACCGTGATCGTTTTATCCTTTCTAACGGTCATGCTTGCGCTTTGCAATACGTTATGTGCCACCTTCTTGGCTACCAAATGTCCATTGACGACTTGAAGCAATTCCGTCAAGTCGGTAGCAAGACTCCTGGCCATCCCGAAACTCACGACCCCACTTTGAACGTTGAAACTGGTGCTGGTCCTTTGGGTCAAGGTATCGCTGCCGCCGTCGGTCTTGCCATCGGTAAGGCCCATTCCGCCGCCGTTTACAACAAGCCCGGTTTCGACATCTTCGACAACAACACCTTCTGCTTCTTGGGTGATGGCTGTCTTCAAGAGGGTATCTCTTCTGAGGCTTCCTCTTTGGCTGGTCACTTGAAGCTCGGTAGCTTGGTTGCTATCTGGGATAACAACAAGATCACCATTGATGGTAGCACCGAGCTCTCCTTCGATGAGGACGTCGAAAAGCGCTATGAAGCTTACGGCTGGCAAATTTTGCGTGTTGAACACGGTGACACTGATCTTGAAGCTATCGAGAAGGCTTACCGTGAAGCCATCGCTTGCACTGACAAGCCTACCTTGATCAACCTCAAGACCACCATCGGTTTCGGCTCTCAACAACAAGGTACCCACAGCGTTCACGGTAGCCCTCTTAAGCCTGATGATGCCGTCCATGTTAAGAAGCTCTTCGGTTTCAACCCTGAACAAACTTTCCATGTTCCCGCTGAGGTTTACCAATTCTATCAAAAGCGTgttgaagaaaaccaagctattcaaaaggaatatgATGCCATGTATGCTAAGTACGCTCAAGCTCATGCCGACCTCTACAACCAATTGGAGCGTATCCTCAACAGACAACTTCCCGATGGCTGGCAAAAGTGCCTTCCCACTTACAAGCCTGGCGATGCTGCTGTTGCCACTCGTAAGCTCTCTGAAATCGTTTTGGATGCTCTTTGCCCTGTCGTCCCCGAGCTTGTCGGTGGTTCCGCTGACTTGACTCCCTCCAACTTGACTCGTTGGCAAGGCGCTGCTGACTTCCAGCACCCTAGCAGCAACATCGGATCTTACGCTGGCCGTTACATCCGCTATGGTATCCGTGAACACGGTATGGCCGGTATCATGAACGGTTTGGCTGTCTATGGTCCCATCATTCCTTATGGTGGTACTTTTTTGAACTTCGTTTCTTACGCTTCTGGTGCCGTTCGTATGGCTGCTTTGAACAACAGCCGTGTTATCTACGTCGCTACTCACGATTCTATCGGTTTAGGTGAAGACGGTCCCACTCACCAGCCTATTGAGACCTTCTCTCACTTCCGTGCCATGCCCAACATGTACTGCTGGAGACCCGCTGACGGTAACGAGACTTCTGCCGCTTACGTCAGTGCTTTGACTCACTGCGACTCTCCTTCCATTTTGGCTTTGACCCGTCAAAACCTCCCTCAACTCGAAAACTCTACCATCGAGAACGCCAGCAAGGGTGGTTATGTCCTTCTTGAGAACAAGAACGCCAAGGTTACTCTCGTTGGTACCGGTTCTGAAGTTTCTCTTTGCCTTGACGCTCTCAAGACCTTGAAGAGCGAATACAACTTGGAGGCTCGTGTTGTCTCTTTGCCCTGCTGGGAAGTTTTCGAGGAACAAGACGAGAGCTACCGTCTCTCTGTCATTCCCGATGGCATCCCTGCTATGTCTGTTGAAGTTTACAGCACTTTGGGCTGGACTCGCTATGTCCACGAAGCTTTCGGTATGACTTCCTTCGGTGAGTCTGGTACCGCTAAGCAATTGTACGAGAAGTACCAATTTACCCCCGAAGGTGTTGCTAAGCGTGCTCAAAAGACTTACGAAGCTTACAAGGATACCCCTTTCATCCGTTCCCCCGTTCGCCGTGCTTTCTAA
- the ubr1 gene encoding N-end-recognizing protein, UBR ubiquitin-protein ligase E3 Ubr1, with protein MVSSETNRPLSRCALIRRRLLLFLQSHALMYSFMWSESAKKSLLNEVFSALLGYDHTLWQAFLSEKPVIGPSFKLRYAQGHREGDEYRPGICGLSCGRIFKKGEVFYRCKTCSIDSNSALCVKCFRATNHHGHETSFTISAGSGGCCDCGNPSAWIRDMPCKIHNSSQNVGETQSDIQTIDEKLALSIKTTIECVLDFILDVFHCSPENLKKMPTYESIIEDEHSSRLSEDKYGDIDDSCNLYSLMLWNDEKHSFKQFYEQITIAFDAPSDSFGQRLSNIINDTGRACVVTDSNIKELLRIGHKLAQINLTVTIRSMRDTFREECCGVLVEWLADIAGSKVCGDGRYFRTVICQELLRPWVCGLQSSIHSLKSPSYAESKIVAIDNPDAFLSETHDRSVQMLLQSALENSDENELDADAFHFTSHWTPSYVKKGKHEVLSQTRFDYFFLYDLKLWKSLRYKLQELYLGYFINVPGFKEIMGARIAILYRRLAELFLLLDREPEHSVIFFSMQIFTVFGIAKVLISDFDFLTTVNATLYTFFTYKVLSAPNFVDDQAIIRVDSAAFHSRRYIHIFHHIQFMLGIDCVAEAVREDHRFLRQYVDFFSLFQGMSPYTRAISQHVEWESDSWMYVLNVSLQVAKLCRHVGNVFSCLDPDKLKVAIDYLNQTIIQPRNRPADSWSNTESSTTGTWKDTNGMIHLVEYDIGAQPISFHHPLHWLLTYLLAFHMRKVGYEKAWCESDLLRVVDHPLRVCAWLAQMRSKLWIRNGTTLRDQAHHYRNLSFHEYTFDLDLTLLQLVLVYGNPNVVLPIYSERYQLSDQFIGNYFARHKHYDVPQLSSMFEEFMLLLISLVSHTAILDDWSMRDSIKYEIAHLLCFQSLSYSEISKRVCEHFLDERDFEKTLHEITHFRPAEGINDTGTFALKDEYFNLIDPFSVHYSRNQREEAEIILRKKYAKRHDKQLDDVVYEAYHPIITSTKTLHVLQSDAFLATLWHSVNYCYLYPSDRGKCEGLLLATLHACLIALNAEKNGEPRFALKFCETKFPVVRGLDQSCNSSDVSLFTVLYQIKDHTEFAFARKKLNYLFSILKERIPSCYEKLYRETLTVSSSKVAQSLSEAEEAEQRQGKIRLAKERQRRIMEQFRLQQNKFLENNTDFELSDAEMDDADTSSITSSLSTRLFLEPPVESCLLCQEELRDKRPYGTLAFIQRSSILRYLPSADLANLQEIYDLPVNLDQTLSSRPFGMAAHNKHNLDAVDNYQSYTSDKSYSEFEGVDDLESKDILKGFPSDSLDRGLYANSCGHLMHIDCFKNLMTTVTSTTRSNPYRNHPHNLSMKEFLCPLCKGLCNTILPFLWRPKEELNSSEVKTNDCALTSWLFPAPVPNELMSTNQLYSSADTSAQSIGPYNPNFLDVLQNTFKDSLKDVYTLNAGNKSTEDLTSNSDSYLSIADSSSFKSIPSERKSLEDRLVVSEDIFELYRRLNEVVDLNSSLYSSEYLPLNGKITNVLKLFSYTLAQVELSARGNVKAANNALPDVWLYNISKKQQVFLRVLSETVKTYTLLCAHDSEKSIDGSMQEYELINYCQQKRLFGKVFHSLEFPLTNAISDDRIEPLLEKDPFREFAEASVSGLVMCEESFHVLTQLYYLSDIVKNLWVLLRSKAALVQLMHDQSIEMLDSSRLEGFQSLVFRIWQLSGLANHSNNPEYFNIHDLYDCRTLSLLYHFMERFELVFLRKSALLWYCRYGVSFEGQTIKDGAATCELKRLESRLQLDNLETLASKLLNTNDSREWSIVEYWCRSLALNDSLCESPRLYSPCIPELVSLPFEHDKLFELLLGKKCSKCLSEPLEPAICLFCGQFLCFQSHCCAFNGIGECNLHIQQCAGDVGIFFIAKRCAILYLNPPLGSFAVAPFLDTYGEPDLGLRRGRSQYLSQKRYDESVRNTWLNGFVPSFIARKLDGVNDTGGWETL; from the coding sequence ATGGTATCGAGCGAGACGAACCGACCTTTGTCACGATGTGCTTTAATACGCAGGCGATTGCTGTTGTTTCTTCAGTCCCATGCATTGATGTACTCTTTCATGTGGTCTGAATCCGCCAAAAAGTCTTTGCTGAACGAAGTATTCTCTGCACTTTTGGGTTATGACCACACTTTATGGCAAGCTTTCTTGTCAGAAAAGCCCGTCATTGGACCTTCTTTTAAGCTACGTTACGCTCAAGGACATAGAGAAGGCGATGAATATCGTCCTGGTATATGCGGCCTTTCCTGTGGTCGTATATTCAAGAAAGGTGAGGTCTTTTATCGGTGCAAAACCTGCAGCATTGACAGTAACTCTGCCCTTTGCGTGAAATGCTTCCGAGCTACAAATCATCATGGGCACGAAACCTCCTTTACGATTAGTGCTGGAAGCGGAGGCTGCTGCGATTGCGGAAATCCCAGTGCTTGGATTCGCGATATGCCGTGTAAGATCCACAATTCGTCACAAAACGTAGGTGAAACACAAAGTGATATTCAAAcaattgatgaaaaacttGCCTTAAGTATTAAGACAACGATCGAATGCGTACTGGATTTTATTCTTGACGTATTCCACTGTAGTCCcgaaaatttgaaaaaaatgcCTACTTATGAATCGATTATTGAGGACGAACACTCTAGTCGGTTGAGCGAGGACAAGTATGGTGATATTGATGATTCATGCAATTTATACTCTTTAATGCTTTGGAATGATGAGAAACATTCCTTCAAGcaattttatgaacaaaTTACCATTGCGTTCGATGCACCCAGCGATTCATTTGGACAAAGATTATCGAATATAATAAATGACACTGGAAGAGCTTGCGTGGTGACAGAttcaaatataaaagaattattaAGAATTGGTCATAAACTTGCTCAGATAAATTTGACTGTAACTATACGGTCTATGAGGGACACATTTCGTGAGGAATGCTGCGGAGTTTTAGTGGAATGGCTTGCTGATATTGCTGGAAGCAAAGTATGCGGTGATGGAAGATATTTCAGAACTGTTATCTGCCAAGAACTTTTACGACCTTGGGTGTGTGGATTACAATCAAGTATTCACTCATTAAAATCCCCTTCTTACGCTGAATCCAAAATAGTCGCCATTGATAATCCAGATGCCTTCCTTAGTGAAACTCATGATCGGTCAGTGCAGATGCTATTACAATCTGCTTTAGAAAATTCTGATGAGAATGAATTAGATGCTGAtgcatttcattttacttCTCATTGGACACCTTCTTATGTAAAAAAGGGCAAGCATGAAGTGTTATCGCAAACTCGTTTtgattacttttttttgtatgaCTTGAAGCTTTGGAAGAGCTTGAGATATAAATTGCAAGAACTTTACTTGGGTTATTTCATTAACGTGCCTGGATTTAAAGAGATTATGGGAGCCCGTATTGCTATCTTATATCGGAGGCTGGCCGAACTATTTCTGCTTTTAGACAGAGAACCTGAGCATTCtgttatatttttttcgatGCAGATCTTCACTGTTTTTGGAATAGCAAAAGTGTTAATAAGCgactttgattttttgacaaCTGTAAACGCAACtctttatactttttttacttataAGGTGTTGTCTGCTCCAAACTTTGTTGATGATCAAGCTATTATACGAGTTGATTCTGCAGCATTTCATTCTCGTAGGTATATTCATATCTTTCATCACATACAGTTTATGTTGGGGATTGATTGTGTTGCTGAAGCAGTTCGCGAAGACCATCGCTTTTTGAGGCAGTATGTTGACTTTTTCTCACTTTTTCAAGGTATGAGTCCTTATACGCGTGCAATTTCACAGCATGTTGAATGGGAAAGCGATTCGTGGATGTACGTTTTGAACGTCAGTTTGCAAGTAGCAAAACTCTGTAGACATGTTGGAAATGTATTTTCCTGCTTAGATCCCGATAAACTGAAAGTTGCGATTGATTATTTAAATCAAACTATAATACAACCTAGAAACCGTCCTGCTGATTCATGGAGTAACACTGAATCATCAACAACTGGGACGTGGAAAGACACGAATGGAATGATTCACTTGGTCGAGTATGACATTGGTGCCCAACCTATTTCATTCCACCATCCCTTGCATTGGTTATTAACTTATCTATTAGCCTTTCATATGCGGAAGGTTGGTTATGAAAAAGCCTGGTGTGAAAGCGATCTTTTACGAGTCGTGGATCACCCTTTGAGAGTTTGCGCTTGGCTTGCCCAAATGCGCTCGAAACTGTGGATAAGAAATGGAACCACACTTCGTGATCAAGCTCATCACTACAGAAATTTAAGTTTTCATGAATATACATTCGATTTGGATCTTACCTTACTACAACTTGTTTTGGTATACGGTAACCCGAATGTCGTTCTTCCCATATACTCAGAAAGATACCAACTCAGTGACCAATTTATAGGTAATTACTTCGCCCGGCATAAGCACTACGATGTGCCTCAATTATCAAGCATGTTTGAAGAGtttatgcttttgcttATATCTTTAGTTAGCCATACAGCTATTTTGGACGACTGGAGTATGCGCGATAGCATAAAGTATGAAATTGCACATCTACTTTGCTTTCAGTCCTTGTCGTATTCTGAAATAAGCAAACGCGTTTGCGAACATTTCTTAGATGAAAgagattttgaaaagaccTTACATGAGATAACACATTTTCGACCAGCCGAAGGCATAAATGACACTGGAACTTTTGCTTTAAAGGATGAATACTTTAACCTAATAGATCCCTTTAGTGTTCATTATTCCCGAAACCAACGTGAAGAAGCCGAAATAATACTTCGGAAAAAGTATGCAAAAAGGCACGATAAACAGCTGGATGATGTGGTATATGAAGCTTATCATCCTATAATTACATCTACAAAAACACTTCACGTCCTTCAAAGTGATGCTTTTCTGGCGACTTTATGGCATTCTGTAAATTACTGTTACTTGTACCCATCTGATCGAGGTAAATGTGAAGGTCTTTTGTTGGCAACTTTGCATGCTTGTTTAATTGCCTTAAATGCGGAAAAGAACGGCGAACCAAGATTTGCTTTGAAATTTTGCGAAACGAAATTTCCGGTAGTTAGAGGGCTCGATCAATCTTGCAACAGTTCAGATGtgtctttgtttacagtgTTGTATCAGATAAAAGATCATACTGAGTTTGCTTTcgcaagaaaaaagttgaaCTATTTGTTCTCTATCTTAAAAGAGCGAATCCCTTCATGCTATGAAAAGTTATATCGGGAGACATTAACGGtctcttcttctaaagtTGCTCAGTCATTATCGGAAGCCGAAGAAGCAGAGCAACGTCAAGGAAAGATTCGTTTAGCTAAAGAACGACAACGACGTATTATGGAACAGTTTCGTttacaacaaaacaagtttttagaaaataatACGGACTTTGAATTGTCTGATGCAGAAATGGACGACGCTGATACCTCCTCAATTACAAGTTCACTCAGTACAAGGTTGTTTTTGGAACCTCCAGTCGAATCTTGTTTGCTGTGTCAAGAGGAACTTAGGGATAAGCGACCTTATGGTACACTCGCATTCATTCAAAGGAGTTCTATACTTCGGTACTTGCCTTCCGCTGATCTTGCTAATTTACAGGAGATATATGATTTACCCGTCAATTTAGACCAGACACTGTCATCTCGTCCCTTTGGTATGGCAGCTCACAATAAGCATAATTTGGACGCTGTCGACAACTATCAGTCCTATACTTCAGATAAATCCTATTCAGAATTTGAAGGCGTCGATGATTTAGAAtcaaaagatattttgaaaggatTTCCTTCGGATTCTTTGGACCGAGGATTGTACGCTAATAGTTGTGGACATTTAATGCACATTGATTGCTTTAAAAATCTAATGACTACTGTAACATCAACTACCCGATCAAACCCTTATCGAAATCATCCCCACAATCTAAGCATGAAAGAGTTTCTGTGTCCACTATGCAAGGGTCTTTGCAACACGAttttgccttttctttggaggccaaaggaagaattgaatTCTTCTGAAGTCAAAACTAATGATTGCGCCTTGACATCATGGTTATTTCCTGCTCCTGTCCCTAATGAATTGATGTCAACAAACCAATTGTACTCATCAGCCGATACCAGTGCTCAAAGTATTGGTCCATACAATCCCAACTTTTTGGACGTCTTGCAGAATACATTCAAAGATTCATTGAAGGACGTGTATACCCTTAACGCTGGGAACAAATCTACAGAAGACCTAACATCAAATTCGGACAGCTATCTGAGTATAGCagattcttcatcttttaaATCAATTCCAAGTGAAAGAAAGTCTTTGGAAGATCGCTTAGTTGTTTCTGAAGACATATTTGAATTATATCGTCGATTAAATGAAGTAGTGGATTTAAACTCTTCCCTTTACTCGAGTGAGTATCTTCCTTTAAACGGTAAAATAACGAATGTCTTGAAGCTCTTTTCTTACACATTAGCCCAAGTCGAATTATCTGCCCGAGGAAACGTAAAAGCAGCCAACAATGCTTTGCCGGACGTTTGGCTTTACAATATCAGTAAAAAGCAACAAGTCTTTTTACGAGTCTTATCAGAGACAGTTAAAACGTACACGCTTTTGTGTGCTCATGACTCCGAAAAAAGCATAGATGGCTCGATGCAGGAATACGAGCTAATAAACTACTGccaacaaaaaagattatttggaaaagtttttcattcattggAGTTTCCTCTAACGAATGCAATAAGTGATGATAGAATTGAACCTCTACTAGAAAAGGATCCATTTCGTGAATTCGCAGAAGCAAGTGTTTCTGGCCTTGTGATGTGTGAAGAGTCATTTCATGTTTTGACTCAGCTGTATTATTTGTCTGACATTGTCAAAAACTTGTGGGTTTTACTTAGAAGCAAAGCAGCTTTGGTGCAGCTTATGCATGACCAATCTATTGAAATGTTGGATTCGAGCAGGCTTGAAGGATTTCAATCACTGGTATTTCGCATTTGGCAATTGAGTGGTTTGGCTAACCATTCAAATAATCCCGAGTATTTTAACATCCATGATTTATACGATTGTCGAACTTTGTCTCTTCTTTACCATTTTATGGAAAGATTCGAGCTTGTTTTCCTAAGGAAGTCTGCTTTGCTGTGGTACTGTCGTTATGGTGTATCTTTTGAGGGTCAAACAATAAAAGACGGTGCAGCAACATGTGAGTTAAAACGTTTAGAAAGTCGACTTCAGCTGGATAACTTAGAGACATTGGCAAGTAAATTACTGAATACGAATGATTCCCGGGAATGGTCGATTGTGGAATATTGGTGTAGATCCCTTGCACTTAATGACAGTTTATGCGAGTCTCCACGTTTATACAGTCCTTGCATTCCCGAATTGGTTTCCTTACCCTTTGAGCACGATAAATTATTTGAGCTTCTTTTGGGGAAAAAATGTTCCAAGTGTCTTTCGGAACCACTAGAGCCAGCTATCTGTCTATTTTGTGGACaatttttatgttttcaaaGCCATTGTTGTGCATTTAATGGTATTGGTGAATGCAATTTACATATACAACAATGCGCCGGGGACGTTGGgatcttttttattgccAAGAGATGTGCGatattatatttaaatCCACCACTTGGCAGCTTTGCGGTGGCCCCTTTTCTGGACACTTATGGTGAACCAGATCTTGGTTTACGGCGAGGTCGTTCTCAATATTTGTCCCAAAAACGGTATGATGAAAGTGTTAGGAATACATGGTTAAATGGGTTTGTACCTTCTTTCATTGCAAGGAAGCTGGACGGTGTGAATGATACTGGAGGCTGGGAAACTCTTTAA
- the hmt2 gene encoding sulfide-quinone oxidoreductase — MLSNRISPAVRSSKASASSLGAFVLARLAHTHHKVLIVGGGSAGISAAHQIYNKFSKYRFANGEGKDASIKSGEIGIVDGAKHHYYQPGWTLTGAGLSSVAKNQRDLSSLVPNDKFKLHPEFVQSLNPKDNKIVTQGGHEISYDYLIMAAGIHSDFERIKGLNEALDNPSVPVTTIYSAKHADSVFPLIQKTTSGTAIFTQPSGVLKCAGAPQKIMWMAEDYWRRQNVRNNLQVSFYSGCPTLFSVKRYSDALERQNQTLHRNVHLNYNNNLIEVNGKERKAVFQNTADNTTFERSFDLLHAVPFMRAHDFIAKSDLADNSGYVAVNPATTQSTKFPNVFAIGDCSGLPTSKTYAAITSQAPVMVHNLWSLVNGKNLTAAYDGYSSCPLLTGYGKLILAEFKYNQVPTESFGRYSRFLDQTVPRRPFYYLKKDVFPFVYWNFAMRNGQWYGKRGVFPPHFTVN, encoded by the coding sequence ATGCTCTCGAATCGGATTTCTCCAGCAGTAAGGTCCTCGAAGgcttctgcttcttctttgggcgcttttgttttggctCGCTTGGCTCATACTCATCACAAAGTATTGATCGTCGGTGGTGGCTCTGCCGGTATTTCTGCTGCCCACCAAATTTAcaacaaattttcaaagtatcGTTTTGCCAACGGGGAAGGCAAAGACGCCTCAATCAAATCTGGCGAAATTGGTATCGTCGATGGTGCTAAACATCATTACTATCAACCAGGATGGACCTTGACTGGTGCTGGACTTAGCTCTGTTGCCAAAAACCAGCGTGATCTCAGTAGCTTGGTCCCCAATGACAAATTCAAATTGCATCCAGAATTCGTACAATCTTTAAACCCCAAGGACAACAAAATTGTAACTCAAGGCGGTCATGAAATCTCTTATGACTACCTCATCATGGCAGCCGGTATTCACTCCGACTTTGAGCGTATCAAGGGGTTAAACGAAGCTCTTGACAACCCTTCTGTTCCCGTTACTACCATCTACTCGGCCAAGCATGCTGACTCTGTTTTTCCCTTGATCCAAAAAACTACTTCTGGTACTGCCATCTTTACCCAACCTAGTGGTGTTTTGAAGTGCGCTGGTGCCCCTCAAAAGATCATGTGGATGGCTGAGGATTATTGGCGCCGTCAAAATGTTCGCAATAACCTTCAAGTTTCTTTCTACTCTGGTTGCCCCACCCTCTTCTCCGTCAAGCGTTACTCGGATGCCTTGGAACGTCAAAATCAAACCCTTCACCGTAATGTTCATCTCAACTACAACAACAATCTTATAGAAGTAAACGGTAAGGAGCGTAAGGCcgttttccaaaatacCGCTGACAATACCACTTTTGAACGCTCTTTCGACTTGTTGCACGCTGTTCCTTTCATGCGTGCTCACGACTTCATCGCTAAGAGCGATCTCGCTGACAACAGTGGCTACGTCGCTGTGAATCCCGCCACTACTCAATCGACTAAATTCCCTAATGTCTTTGCAATTGGCGATTGTTCTGGCCTTCCTACTAGCAAAACATACGCTGCTATTACTTCCCAAGCACCCGTCATGGTTCACAACCTGTGGAGTTTGGTCAACGGTAAAAACTTGACTGCCGCTTATGATGGATATTCTTCTTGCCCATTGTTGACCGGCTACGGCAAACTCATTTTGGCTGAATTCAAGTACAACCAAGTACCCACCGAATCCTTTGGCAGATACTCTCGCTTCCTTGACCAGACTGTTCCTCGTCGTCCCTTCTATTATCTTAAGAAGGATGTTttcccttttgtttactggaACTTTGCCATGCGCAACGGTCAGTGGTACGGCAAGCGTGGTGTCTTCCCTCCTCACTTCACCGTCAACTAA
- the erv41 gene encoding COPII-coated vesicle component Erv41, protein MLRKKLPQHLEAFDAFPKVVNEYRKPGSSRGGVFSLAVGFFVLWLFLLECYFYQKGVREQKIMVSDKVSELMDLNLDITLAMPCTHVRVDAADKTNDIVFATNMLTLEETDLSDMRHSSTKYRPGRKSEYRWVRSGKFRQKKKPVTGAGSACRIYGKITVNRVHGQLQITTPGWGYGLSDIPFHALNFTHHIEELSFGDYYPAIVNALDGHYGFTDKEAFAFQYYLSILPTSYKSSFRSLETNQYSLTENSVPRQLGFRSSPPGIFIEYDIEPLGVQIVDKYPSIVKCFLRVLSISGGLYVLMNWLEKIYSTRPAAKAEDNMLGLLGKEIKS, encoded by the coding sequence ATGCTGCGCAAAAAGCTTCCACAGCATTTGGAAGCTTTTGATgcatttccaaaagtaGTCAATGAGTATCGAAAACCAGGATCTTCGCGTGGAGGCGTCTTTTCGTTGGCTGTCGGGTTTTTCGTTCTCTGGCTCTTCCTTCTCGAGTGTtatttttaccaaaaaggCGTTCGtgaacaaaaaatcatGGTCTCGGACAAAGTGTCCGAGTTGATGGATCTCAATCTCGATATCACCCTCGCAATGCCTTGTACCCATGTTCGCGTCGACGCGGCCGACAAAACCAACGACATCGTTTTTGCTACCAACATGCTGACTCTCGAGGAAACGGATCTCAGTGACATGAGACATTCATCCACCAAGTACCGCCCTGGAAGAAAATCTGAATACCGTTGGGTGAGATCCGGCAAGTTCCgtcagaagaaaaagccCGTTACTGGCGCTGGGAGTGCATGCAGaatttatggaaaaatAACCGTCAATCGTGTCCATGGCCAATTGCAAATTACCACTCCCGGTTGGGGCTACGGCCTTTCTGACATCCCCTTTCATGCCCTCAACTTTACCCATCACATTGAAGAATTGTCTTTTGGAGACTATTATCCTGCTATCGTTAATGCTCTGGACGGCCATTACGGGTTTACAGATAAAGAAgcctttgcttttcagtATTATTTGTCGATCTTGCCTACAAGCTACAAGTCCTCCTTTCGCTCTcttgaaacaaatcaaTATTCTCTAACCGAAAACTCCGTACCGAGACAGCTCGGCTTCCGTTCCAGTCCACCTGGCATATTCATTGAATACGATATCGAACCTCTCGGCGTTCAAATCGTCGATAAATATCCCAGCATAGtgaaatgttttttacGCGTTTTGTCCATTTCCGGCGGTCTTTACGTCCTAATGAACTggttagaaaaaatttacAGCACTCGGCCGGCTGCAAAGGCTGAGGACAATATGCTTGGACTCCTTGGCAAAGAGATCAAATCGTGA
- the rpc25 gene encoding DNA-directed RNA polymerase III complex subunit Rpc25 encodes MFLLSQISDIISIHPSNFWKPTKEALAEEVHRKYANKVVQEVGLAICVYDFTKIGEGIIKYGNGSSFMNVTFRLIVFRPFRGEVMLGRIKSCSEDGIRVTLGFFDDLFIPKDMLFDPCVYRPEERAWVWKLEGEEGQPGPELYFDVDEEVRFQIESEEFVDISPKRNKGATAVTGSEAIESMAPYTIIASCARDGLGIPVWWK; translated from the exons atgtTCTTGTTGAGTCAAATTTCGGATATTATAAGCATTCATCCATCGAATTTCTGGAAACCCACGAAAGAAGCATTGGCAGAGGAGGTTCATAGAAAATACGCAAATAAGGTGGTTCAGGAAGTTGGACTTGCCATTTGTGTGTATGACTTTACGAAAATAGGAGAAGGAATCATTAAATATGGAAATGGGTCCTCATTTATGAATG TTACTTTTCGGCTGATAGTGTTTCGACCGTTTCGGGGAGAAGTGATGCTAGGAAGAATCAAATCCTGCAGCGAAGATGGTATACGAG TAACgcttggattttttgatgatttgtttattccGAAAGACATGTTGTTTGACCCATGTGTGTATCGGCCAGAAGAGCGAGCTTGGGTATGGAAACTAGAAGGCGAAGAAGGACAGCCTGGACCCGAACTGTATTTTGATGTCGATGAAGAAGTTCGATTTCAAATTGAATCTGAAGAGTTTGTTGATATTTCACCAAAGAGAAACAAGGGTGCGACTGCGGTTACTGGATCCGAAGCAATTGAATCCATGGCTCCCTATACCATTATT GCTTCCTGCGCAAGAGACGGTCTTGGCATTCCCGTCTGGTGGAAGTAG